The Oncorhynchus mykiss isolate Arlee chromosome 20, USDA_OmykA_1.1, whole genome shotgun sequence genome includes a region encoding these proteins:
- the LOC110499421 gene encoding metalloproteinase inhibitor 2 isoform X2 produces the protein MPLSINGVLCTLTVLILWQAEELVEACSCAPVHPQQAFCNADVVIRAKVVGEKEIDTGNDIYGNPITRMQYDIKQIKMYKGPDQDIEEVFTAPVSAVCGVTFDTSGKKEYLISGKVEAGGKMHVTLCDYITPWESMSPTQKKSLTQRYQMGCDCKIVRCPSLPCAISAPEECLWTDLMMEKQVYGRQANHYACVKRADGSCSWYRGNAPPKKEFLDIEDP, from the exons ATGCCGTTATCAATTAACGGCGTACTCTGCACTCTGACGGTGCTGATTCTGTGGCAGGCGGAGGAGCTCGTTGAAGCCTGCAGCTGTGCCCCCGTGCACCCACAACAGGCGTTCTGTAACGCGGACGTAG TGATCCGAGCGAAGGTGGTGGGGGAGAAGGAGATAGATACTGGGAATGATATCTATGGTAACCCCATCACCAGGATGCAGTATGACATCAAACAGATCAAG ATGTATAAGGGTCCTGACCAGGACATTGAGGAGGTCTTCACTGCTCCGGTCTCCGCTGTGTGTGGCGTTACCTTCGATACCAGTGGCAAGAAGGAGTACCTGATCTCAG GCAAGGTGGAGGCAGGTGGGAAGATGCATGTGACCCTGTGTGACTACATCACTCCCTGGGAGTCTATGAGCCCCACTCAGAAGAAGAGTCTGACTCAGCGCTATCAGATGGGCTGTGACTGCAAG attGTGCGCTGCCCCTCCCTGCCCTGTGCCATCTCCGCTCCAGAGGAGTGTCTGTGGACAGACCTGATGATGGAGAAGCAGGTGTACGGTCGCCAAGCCAACCACTATGCCTGCGTCAAGAGGGCCGATGGCTCCTGTTCCTGGTACCGCGGTAATGCTCCACCCAAGAAGGAGTTCCTGGACATCGAGGACCCCTAG
- the LOC110499421 gene encoding metalloproteinase inhibitor 2 isoform X1: MYRKIEDTHTQSPMSLQCFGICCGARSTVWLVDVAQQIENEGEEAIKRGREQGKLGWNKQVIRAKVVGEKEIDTGNDIYGNPITRMQYDIKQIKMYKGPDQDIEEVFTAPVSAVCGVTFDTSGKKEYLISGKVEAGGKMHVTLCDYITPWESMSPTQKKSLTQRYQMGCDCKIVRCPSLPCAISAPEECLWTDLMMEKQVYGRQANHYACVKRADGSCSWYRGNAPPKKEFLDIEDP, translated from the exons ATGTACCGTAaaatagaggacacacacacacagtcccctaTGAGTTTACAGTGCTTTGGGATCTGCTGTGGGGCTAGGAGTACAGTCTGGCTTGTGGACGTGGCACAGCAAATAGAAAATGAAGGAGAGGAAGCcataaagagggggagagagcaggggaaaCTAGGATGGAATAAGCAAG TGATCCGAGCGAAGGTGGTGGGGGAGAAGGAGATAGATACTGGGAATGATATCTATGGTAACCCCATCACCAGGATGCAGTATGACATCAAACAGATCAAG ATGTATAAGGGTCCTGACCAGGACATTGAGGAGGTCTTCACTGCTCCGGTCTCCGCTGTGTGTGGCGTTACCTTCGATACCAGTGGCAAGAAGGAGTACCTGATCTCAG GCAAGGTGGAGGCAGGTGGGAAGATGCATGTGACCCTGTGTGACTACATCACTCCCTGGGAGTCTATGAGCCCCACTCAGAAGAAGAGTCTGACTCAGCGCTATCAGATGGGCTGTGACTGCAAG attGTGCGCTGCCCCTCCCTGCCCTGTGCCATCTCCGCTCCAGAGGAGTGTCTGTGGACAGACCTGATGATGGAGAAGCAGGTGTACGGTCGCCAAGCCAACCACTATGCCTGCGTCAAGAGGGCCGATGGCTCCTGTTCCTGGTACCGCGGTAATGCTCCACCCAAGAAGGAGTTCCTGGACATCGAGGACCCCTAG
- the LOC110499422 gene encoding ADP-ribosylation factor-like protein 3, whose translation MGLLSILRKLKSTPDQEVRILLLGLDNGGKTTLLKQLASEDISHITPTQGFNIKSVQSQGFKLNVWDIGGQRKIRPYWRNYFENTDVLIYVIDSADRKRFEETGQELAELLDEEKLSGVPVLIFANKQDLLTAAPASEIAEGLNLHTIRDRVWQIQSCSALTGEGVQDGMNWLCKSVNAKKK comes from the exons ATG GGTTTGCTGTCAATCCTTCGGAAGCTAAAGAGCACACCAGATCAGGAGGTTCGGATCTTGTTGCTGGGTTTGGATAACGGGGGAAAGACCACTCTGCTGAAACAACTGGCCTCCGAGGACATCAGTCACATCACCCCCACACAG ggcttCAACATAAAGAGTGTTCAGTCTCAGGGTTTTAAGTTGAATGTGTGGGACattgggggacagaggaagatcAGACCCTACTGGAGAAACTACTTTGAGAACACTGATGTGCTG ATTTACGTCATCGACAGTGCAGACAGAAAAAGATTTGAGGAGACGGGGCAG GAGCTGGCTGAGCTGTTGGATGAGGAGAAGCTGAGTGGGGTTCCAGTGCTGATATTTGCCAACAAGCAGGACCTGTTGACTGCAGCCCCAGCCTCTGAGATCGCTGAGGGACTTAACCTGCACACCATCCGGGACCGCGTCTGGCAGATCCAGTCCTGCTCTGCCCTCACCGGGGAGGGGGTACAG GACGGAATGAACTGGCTCTGCAAGAGTGTCAATGCTAAGAAGAAGTAG